One window of the Allorhizobium ampelinum S4 genome contains the following:
- the choV gene encoding choline ABC transporter ATP-binding protein, whose translation MSDAVIFGNVDIIFGDRPQKALALVDQGRTRDEINKETGLILGVANASLTLKEGEILVLMGLSGSGKSTLLRAVNGLAPVVRGSVSVKSRNGFVDPYQASRKALRDLRMHSVSMVFQQFGLLPWRSVADNIGFGLELAGVGEKERRKIVAEQLELVNLTQWADRKVDELSGGMQQRVGLARAFATGAPILLMDEPFSALDPLIRTRLQDELLEFQHRLKKTILFVSHDLDEAFRIGNRIAIMESGRIIQCGTPQQIVQNPADQYVADFVRNMNPISMLTARDVMTAGTSHTPGLGVTATAAPETPLIDILDAMARQPGLVGVVENGTVIGAIGAQDVVSALTRHRQT comes from the coding sequence ATGAGCGATGCAGTCATCTTCGGAAATGTCGACATCATATTCGGCGATCGGCCACAAAAGGCACTTGCCCTGGTCGATCAGGGCCGGACACGCGACGAGATCAACAAGGAAACCGGCCTGATCCTCGGCGTGGCCAATGCCTCGCTGACTTTGAAGGAAGGCGAAATCCTGGTGCTGATGGGCCTGTCCGGCTCCGGCAAATCGACACTGCTGCGGGCCGTCAACGGCTTGGCGCCCGTGGTGCGCGGCTCGGTGTCGGTTAAGTCGCGCAATGGCTTTGTTGATCCCTACCAGGCCAGCCGCAAGGCGTTGCGCGACCTGCGCATGCACAGCGTCTCGATGGTGTTCCAGCAATTCGGCCTGCTGCCTTGGCGCAGCGTTGCCGACAATATCGGCTTCGGGCTGGAATTGGCGGGCGTTGGCGAAAAGGAGCGGCGGAAAATCGTTGCCGAGCAATTGGAATTGGTCAACCTGACGCAATGGGCCGACCGCAAGGTGGACGAATTGTCCGGTGGCATGCAGCAGCGGGTCGGCCTGGCCCGCGCCTTTGCCACCGGCGCACCGATCCTGTTGATGGACGAACCGTTCTCGGCGCTCGATCCGCTGATCCGCACACGCTTGCAGGATGAATTGCTGGAATTCCAGCATCGACTAAAAAAGACCATCCTGTTCGTCAGCCACGATCTGGATGAGGCCTTCCGGATTGGCAACCGCATCGCCATCATGGAAAGCGGCAGGATCATCCAATGCGGCACGCCGCAGCAGATCGTCCAGAACCCGGCGGATCAATATGTCGCCGATTTCGTGCGCAACATGAACCCGATCAGCATGTTGACGGCGAGAGATGTCATGACTGCCGGTACCAGTCACACGCCGGGTCTCGGCGTCACCGCCACCGCCGCGCCGGAAACGCCGCTGATCGATATTCTTGACGCCATGGCCCGCCAGCCCGGCCTGGTCGGCGTGGTGGAGAACGGCACGGTGATCGGCGCGATCGGCGCGCAGGATGTGGTCTCGGCTCTAACCCGGCACCGCCAGACCTGA
- a CDS encoding HugZ family protein, protein MIDRPSPIRPTDDEARRQARTLLRSATHVPLGVLDPQTGGPFVSRVLMGTMPDGTLTVLVSRLSAHTRAMLADPRVSLLAGEPGKGDPLAYPRLTVQCLASPVDPDSDIHQAMRCRFLARHPKAKLYIDFPDFLFFQLMPQRAAMNGGFGKAFLLDGEDLLIRTKLTFADGKTEAQTIQDLGYGLLQIIKNPPYHKGQKPKGKVTICGLDASGIDFFWGKRLFRCEFEREIVSLDTHPSLQSN, encoded by the coding sequence ATGATCGACCGCCCCTCTCCCATCCGTCCAACTGATGACGAGGCGCGGCGCCAGGCGCGGACCCTGTTGCGCAGCGCCACCCATGTTCCCCTGGGCGTTCTCGATCCGCAAACCGGTGGGCCTTTCGTCAGTCGCGTGCTGATGGGCACCATGCCGGATGGAACGCTGACCGTTCTGGTCTCACGCCTCTCGGCTCATACCCGGGCCATGCTGGCCGATCCGCGCGTATCGCTGCTGGCCGGCGAACCCGGCAAGGGTGATCCCCTCGCCTATCCGCGTCTCACCGTTCAATGCCTTGCAAGCCCGGTGGACCCCGATAGCGACATTCATCAGGCGATGCGTTGCCGCTTTCTGGCCCGTCATCCCAAGGCAAAGCTCTATATCGATTTTCCGGATTTTCTGTTTTTCCAGCTCATGCCGCAACGTGCCGCCATGAACGGCGGGTTCGGAAAAGCCTTCCTGCTGGATGGAGAGGATTTGTTGATTCGAACAAAGCTTACGTTCGCCGACGGTAAAACCGAGGCTCAAACCATACAAGATTTAGGGTATGGACTTCTGCAAATCATAAAAAATCCCCCTTATCATAAGGGGCAAAAGCCGAAGGGAAAAGTCACAATCTGCGGGTTGGATGCGTCGGGAATCGACTTTTTTTGGGGTAAAAGGCTGTTTCGATGCGAATTTGAGCGTGAAATTGTGTCTTTGGACACACACCCTTCACTCCAATCTAATTAA
- a CDS encoding ArsR/SmtB family transcription factor: MKANDLSDHSNAAAGLLTAMANPKRLMILCSLVQGEVPVGVLASQVGLSQSALSQHLSKLRAQKLVKTRRDAQTIYYSSTSDAVMKVLGTLEDIFCHQESSRNAA, encoded by the coding sequence ATGAAAGCCAATGACTTGTCTGATCACTCGAATGCGGCTGCCGGCCTCCTCACGGCCATGGCCAATCCTAAGCGACTGATGATTCTCTGCAGCCTGGTTCAAGGTGAGGTGCCGGTTGGCGTCTTGGCCTCGCAGGTTGGCTTGAGCCAGTCAGCGCTGTCCCAGCACCTGTCCAAGCTTCGCGCCCAGAAGCTGGTCAAGACCCGCCGCGATGCCCAGACCATCTATTATTCCAGCACGTCGGATGCCGTCATGAAAGTGCTCGGCACGCTCGAGGATATATTCTGCCATCAGGAAAGCAGCAGAAACGCTGCTTGA
- a CDS encoding aspartate aminotransferase family protein produces MSNRTTIPNDLRAFWMPFTANRQYKQEPRLFVGAKDMYYTTHDGRQVLDGTAGLWCVNAGHCRPLITEAIRQQAGELDYAPAFQLGHPKAFELANRLVDIAPAGMEHVLYTNSGSESVETALKVALAYHRVKGNGSRFRLIGRERGYHGVNFGGISVGGIVSNRKMFGTLLTGVDHMPHTHLPEKNAFTKGQPEHGGDLAAELERIVTLHDASTVAAVIVEPVAGSTGVLIPPKGYLQKLRDICTKHGILLIFDEVITGYGRLGAPFAAQYFDVTPDIIVTAKGLTNGVIPMGAVFVTSEIHDAFMSGPEHMIEFFHGYTYSGNPIASAAALGTLDTYRDEGLLTRASELAPYWEEQLHSLADCPNVIDIRNIGLIGAVELKPIDGEPTKRAFNAFLKAYEDGLLIRTTGDIIALSPPLIISKAEIDQLIDKLRKVLMSNI; encoded by the coding sequence ATGTCCAATCGCACCACTATTCCCAACGACCTGCGCGCCTTCTGGATGCCGTTTACCGCCAATCGCCAATACAAGCAGGAGCCGCGCCTGTTCGTTGGCGCCAAGGACATGTATTACACCACCCATGATGGCCGTCAGGTTCTGGATGGCACGGCAGGTCTGTGGTGCGTCAACGCCGGCCATTGCCGCCCTCTGATCACCGAGGCGATCCGTCAGCAGGCGGGCGAACTGGATTACGCCCCCGCCTTCCAGCTCGGCCATCCCAAGGCCTTCGAGCTGGCCAACCGCCTGGTGGATATCGCTCCTGCCGGCATGGAGCATGTGCTTTACACCAATTCCGGCTCCGAATCGGTCGAGACCGCGCTGAAGGTGGCGCTGGCCTATCACCGCGTCAAAGGCAATGGCTCGCGCTTCCGCCTGATCGGCCGCGAGCGCGGCTATCACGGCGTCAATTTCGGCGGCATTTCGGTGGGTGGCATCGTCTCCAACCGCAAGATGTTCGGCACGCTTTTGACCGGCGTCGACCACATGCCCCATACCCATTTGCCAGAAAAGAACGCCTTCACCAAGGGACAGCCGGAGCATGGTGGCGATCTGGCAGCCGAGCTGGAGCGCATCGTCACCCTGCATGACGCCTCCACGGTTGCTGCCGTTATCGTCGAGCCGGTCGCAGGCTCCACCGGCGTGCTGATCCCGCCGAAGGGCTATCTGCAAAAGCTGCGCGATATCTGCACCAAGCACGGTATCCTGTTGATTTTCGATGAAGTCATCACCGGCTATGGCCGTCTTGGCGCGCCGTTTGCCGCCCAGTATTTCGATGTGACGCCGGACATTATCGTCACCGCCAAGGGCCTGACCAATGGCGTCATCCCGATGGGCGCGGTGTTCGTGACATCAGAAATCCACGATGCCTTCATGTCCGGCCCGGAACACATGATCGAGTTCTTCCACGGCTATACCTATTCCGGCAACCCGATTGCCTCAGCCGCAGCGCTTGGCACGCTCGACACCTACCGGGACGAAGGCCTGCTGACCCGCGCCAGCGAACTCGCCCCCTATTGGGAAGAACAGCTTCACAGCCTTGCCGACTGCCCCAATGTCATTGATATCAGAAATATTGGCCTGATCGGCGCCGTGGAGCTGAAACCCATCGACGGCGAACCCACCAAACGCGCCTTCAACGCCTTCCTGAAGGCCTATGAAGACGGATTGCTGATCCGCACCACCGGCGACATCATCGCCCTGTCACCGCCGCTGATCATCTCCAAGGCCGAAATCGACCAATTGATCGACAAGCTGCGCAAGGTGCTGATGAGCAATATCTGA